The following are encoded in a window of Cyprinus carpio isolate SPL01 chromosome A13, ASM1834038v1, whole genome shotgun sequence genomic DNA:
- the LOC109111084 gene encoding polycomb group RING finger protein 6: protein MDGTVDRVVEEEGSTRGSFQTDASLSGEDERRDSDHSQRTHETHPDDERSLPLRDFYPYIRCALCNGFFIDATTITECLHTFCKSCIVKHFFYSNRCPNCSIVVHQTQPLNSIRPDRQLQDIVFKMVPYLEEDERSRIYAFYKQRGLGVPKPVASPATCAVKPPQRQKKDMLPQSVFTIPSELDVSLMLEFVGAEEGIENYKPLERKYVRVSGEATVRHVELFIRRKMELSQNCKVDFVCGDHLLEQCQSLREVCNTMGKNALQDGMLVLHFGLVLPAQ from the exons ATGGACGGAACTGTGGACAGAGTTGTGGAGGAGGAGGGATCCACGCGTGGGTCCTTTCAGACAGACGCTTCCCTCAGCGGAGAGGATGAGCGCCGCGACTCCGACCACAGCCAGAGAACTCACGAAACACATCCTGACGACGAG cgctctTTGCCTCTTAGGGATTTTTATCCCTATATTCGCTGTGCCCTCTGCAATGGATTTTTCATTGATGCCACCACCATCACAGAGTGTCTTCACACTT TTTGTAAGAGCTGCATTGTCAAGCACTTTTTCTACAGCAACAGGTGTCCTAACTGCTCGATTGTTGTGCACCAGACACAGCCACTGAACAGTATCAG ACCTGACAGACAATTACAAGACATTGTTTTCAAGATGGTTCCATATTTGGAAGAAG atGAAAGGTCGcgaatatatgcattttataaacaGAGAGGGCTTGGCGTTCCTAAGCCAG tggcGTCTCCAGCTACATGCGCAGTGAAGCCGCCTCAGAGACAGAAGAAAGACATGTTGCCTCAGTCTGTTTTTACTATTCCCTCAGAGCTAGATGTGTCTCTGATGTTGGAGTTTGTGGG AGCTGAAGAGGGTATTGAGAACTATAAG CCCCTTGAGAGGAAGTATGTGCGTGTGTCAGGGGAAGCCACTGTCCGTCATGTGGAGCTTTTTATCAGGAGGAAGATGGAACTGAGTCAAAACTGCAAG GTCGATTTTGTGTGTGGAGACCATCTTCTTGAGCAATGCCAGTCTTTAAGAGAAGTTTGTAACACCATGGGAAAAAATGCATTGCAG gATGGCATGCTGGTTCTGCATTTCGGACTCGTTCTACCTGCTCAGTAA
- the LOC109111258 gene encoding DNA-directed RNA polymerases I and III subunit RPAC1-like isoform X2 produces the protein MEVFYPLSAQEKNDTTTKMAAPMSNVDEIRNRVILGEFGVKNVHTTDYPGNYPGYDDTWDLEKFKKTFRIDIVHSDEDTLEFDMIGIDASIANAFRRILLAEVPTMAIEKVFIYNNTSIIQDEILAHRLGLVPIKADPRLFEYRNPVYSGDIKWLPIGNQADVFADAKIGPVHGDILLAQLRPGQELDVVMHCVKGIGKDHAKFSPVATASYRLLPEITLLQTIEGEQAERLKRCFSPGVIEIQNVNGRKVAKVVNSRLDTCSREVLRHDDLKNLVKLGRVRDHFIFSVESTGILPPDVLVTEAINVLISKCQKFLTELDMAEMD, from the exons ATGGAAGTTTTCTACCCTCTATCGGCGCAAGAGAAGAATGACACGACAACAAAGATGGCGGCGCCTATGAGCAACGTGGATGAAATTCGTAATAGAGTAATATTGGGTGAATTTGGCGtaaaaaat GTCCATACTACAGATTATCCAGGAAATTACCCTGGTTACGATGACACATGGGACTTGGAAAAATTCAAAAAG ACTTTCAGGATCGACATAGTTCATTCGGATGAGGACACGTTGGAGTTTGATATGATTGGAATAGACGCTTCCATCGCCAATGCTTTTCGCCGTATATTACTGGCTGAG GTCCCAACAATGGCCATTGAGAAAGTCTTCATTTACAACAACACATCGATCATTCAGGATGAGATTCTGGCTCATAGGCTTGGTCTTGTGCCCATTAAAGCAGACCCTCGTCTTTTTGAGTACAGGAATCCAG TCTACTCTGGTGACATTAAATGGCTCCCAATTGGAAACCAGGCCGATGTGTTTGCAGATGCCAAGATTGGTCCTGTGCACGGGGACATTCTCCTGGCACAACTTCGACCAGGGCAGGAACTTGATGTAGTCATGCACTGTGTCAAAGGAATag GCAAGGATCATGCTAAGTTTTCTCCTGTGGCCACTGCAAGCTACAGACTTCTTCCTGAAATCACATTATTACAGACCATTGAGGGAGAACAAGCAGAGAGGTTAAAGCGCTGCTTCTCACCAGGAGTTATTGAGATCCAGAACGTGAACG GAAGGAAGGTGGCTAAAGTTGTCAACAGTCGTTTAGACACATGCAGCAGAGAAGTTCTTCGGCATGACGACTTGAAGAACTTGGTGAAACTGGGCAGAGTGCGGGATCATTTCATAT tcTCAGTTGAGTCCACGGGGATCCTTCCTCCTGATGTCCTGGTTACTGAGGCCATTAATGTCCTCATCTCTAAGTGCCAGAAATTTCTCACAGAGCTTGATATGGCAGAAATGGACTAG
- the LOC109111258 gene encoding DNA-directed RNA polymerases I and III subunit RPAC1-like isoform X1, whose protein sequence is MEVFYPLSAQEKNDTTTKMAAPMSNVDEIRNRVILGEFGVKNVHTTDYPGNYPGYDDTWDLEKFKKTFRIDIVHSDEDTLEFDMIGIDASIANAFRRILLAEVPTMAIEKVFIYNNTSIIQDEILAHRLGLVPIKADPRLFEYRNPEDQEGTEIDTIQLQLKVKCTRNPRAPKDSSDPKELYLNHMVYSGDIKWLPIGNQADVFADAKIGPVHGDILLAQLRPGQELDVVMHCVKGIGKDHAKFSPVATASYRLLPEITLLQTIEGEQAERLKRCFSPGVIEIQNVNGRKVAKVVNSRLDTCSREVLRHDDLKNLVKLGRVRDHFIFSVESTGILPPDVLVTEAINVLISKCQKFLTELDMAEMD, encoded by the exons ATGGAAGTTTTCTACCCTCTATCGGCGCAAGAGAAGAATGACACGACAACAAAGATGGCGGCGCCTATGAGCAACGTGGATGAAATTCGTAATAGAGTAATATTGGGTGAATTTGGCGtaaaaaat GTCCATACTACAGATTATCCAGGAAATTACCCTGGTTACGATGACACATGGGACTTGGAAAAATTCAAAAAG ACTTTCAGGATCGACATAGTTCATTCGGATGAGGACACGTTGGAGTTTGATATGATTGGAATAGACGCTTCCATCGCCAATGCTTTTCGCCGTATATTACTGGCTGAG GTCCCAACAATGGCCATTGAGAAAGTCTTCATTTACAACAACACATCGATCATTCAGGATGAGATTCTGGCTCATAGGCTTGGTCTTGTGCCCATTAAAGCAGACCCTCGTCTTTTTGAGTACAGGAATCCAG AGGATCAGGAAGGCACTGAAATTGACACAATTCAACTTCAGCTGAAGGTAAAATGCACCAGGAATCCTAGAGCCCCTAAAGACTCTTCAGATCCCAAGGAGTTATATCTCAATCACATGG TCTACTCTGGTGACATTAAATGGCTCCCAATTGGAAACCAGGCCGATGTGTTTGCAGATGCCAAGATTGGTCCTGTGCACGGGGACATTCTCCTGGCACAACTTCGACCAGGGCAGGAACTTGATGTAGTCATGCACTGTGTCAAAGGAATag GCAAGGATCATGCTAAGTTTTCTCCTGTGGCCACTGCAAGCTACAGACTTCTTCCTGAAATCACATTATTACAGACCATTGAGGGAGAACAAGCAGAGAGGTTAAAGCGCTGCTTCTCACCAGGAGTTATTGAGATCCAGAACGTGAACG GAAGGAAGGTGGCTAAAGTTGTCAACAGTCGTTTAGACACATGCAGCAGAGAAGTTCTTCGGCATGACGACTTGAAGAACTTGGTGAAACTGGGCAGAGTGCGGGATCATTTCATAT tcTCAGTTGAGTCCACGGGGATCCTTCCTCCTGATGTCCTGGTTACTGAGGCCATTAATGTCCTCATCTCTAAGTGCCAGAAATTTCTCACAGAGCTTGATATGGCAGAAATGGACTAG